One segment of Curtobacterium poinsettiae DNA contains the following:
- the efp gene encoding elongation factor P, translating into MASTTDIKNGAVLIIDGQLWSVVEFQHVKPGKGGAFVRTKLKNVVSGKVVDRTFNAGAKIDTATVDRRDYQFLYEDGDSYVFMDTDTYDQIPVSATVVGDAKNYLLESAMVTIAMNEGNPLYVELPTSIVTEVETEPGLQGDRSSGGTKDATIIATGHRIQVPLYLESGTLVKIDTRDGSFLGRVNS; encoded by the coding sequence ATGGCCAGTACCACAGACATCAAGAACGGCGCCGTTCTCATCATCGACGGCCAGCTGTGGTCGGTCGTCGAGTTCCAGCACGTCAAGCCGGGCAAGGGCGGCGCGTTCGTCCGCACGAAGCTCAAGAACGTCGTCTCCGGCAAGGTCGTCGACCGCACGTTCAACGCCGGCGCGAAGATCGACACCGCGACCGTCGACCGTCGTGACTACCAGTTCCTCTACGAGGACGGCGACTCCTACGTGTTCATGGACACCGACACGTACGACCAGATCCCGGTCTCCGCGACCGTGGTCGGCGACGCCAAGAACTACCTGCTCGAGTCCGCGATGGTCACCATCGCGATGAACGAGGGCAACCCGCTGTACGTCGAGCTCCCGACGTCGATCGTCACCGAGGTCGAGACCGAGCCCGGCCTGCAGGGCGACCGTTCCTCCGGCGGCACCAAGGACGCGACCATCATCGCGACCGGCCACCGCATCCAGGTCCCGCTGTACCTGGAGAGCGGAACCCTGGTGAAGATCGACACGCGCGACGGCAGCTTCCTCGGCCGCGTCAACTCCTAG